The following proteins are co-located in the Pseudomonas synxantha genome:
- a CDS encoding methyl-accepting chemotaxis protein — protein sequence MVNSDEQANRTNSVAAAINQLGAAAQEIARNAAQASNQASDARHLAEDGQQVVERNIKAMTQLSSMISASSSNIEALNSKTVNIGQILEVITSISQQTNLLALNAAIEAARAGEAGRGFAVVADEVRNLAHRTQESAQQVQKMIEELQVGARDSVSTMSESQRHSLDSVEIANLAGERLNSVTQRIGEIDGMNQSVATATEEQTSVVESINMDITEINTLNQEGVENLQSTLRACSDLERQASRLKQLVGSFRI from the coding sequence ATGGTCAACTCCGACGAACAGGCCAACCGCACCAACAGCGTTGCCGCCGCCATCAATCAACTGGGGGCAGCTGCCCAGGAGATCGCCCGCAACGCCGCCCAAGCCTCCAACCAGGCCAGCGATGCGCGCCACTTGGCCGAAGACGGCCAGCAGGTGGTTGAACGCAATATCAAGGCGATGACGCAGCTGTCGAGCATGATCAGCGCCTCGAGCAGCAATATCGAGGCACTTAATAGCAAAACCGTGAATATCGGCCAGATTCTTGAAGTGATCACTAGCATTTCCCAGCAAACCAACCTGCTGGCGCTCAACGCGGCCATCGAAGCGGCACGCGCCGGAGAAGCCGGACGCGGCTTTGCAGTAGTGGCCGATGAAGTGCGCAACCTGGCCCACCGCACCCAGGAATCGGCGCAACAGGTGCAGAAGATGATCGAGGAACTGCAGGTCGGCGCACGAGACTCGGTGAGCACCATGAGTGAAAGCCAACGCCACAGCCTGGACAGCGTGGAAATCGCCAACCTGGCCGGCGAGCGCTTGAACAGCGTGACCCAGCGTATTGGCGAGATCGACGGCATGAACCAGTCGGTCGCCACTGCCACCGAAGAACAGACGTCTGTAGTGGAGTCGATCAATATGGACATCACCGAGATCAACACCCTCAACCAGGAAGGCGTGGAAAACCTGCAATCGACACTGCGCGCCTGCTCGGACCTGGAACGGCAAGCGTCACGCCTGAAGCAATTGGTGGGCAGCTTCCGTATCTAA